AGGGCACGGCGGCGATGTCGGCGCGCGCGGCGCGTGCCGCGCTGGAGGCGGCCGGGATCGGGGCCGAGGCGCTGGGGGTGGTGGTCGTAGCCACCTCCACCCCGGACCACCTGACGCCCCCCACCGCCTGCGAGCTGCAGGCGAAGATCGGGGCGTGGGGGGCCGCCTGCTTCGACGTGGAGGCGGGTTTCGCCGGGTGGATCTACGCGCTGGTCGTGGCGGACGCGCTGCTGCGCGCCGGCGCGGGGCGGTACGGGCTGGTCGTGGGGGTGGAGAAGCTCTCCACGGTGACCGACCGCGCCGACCCGGCCACCGGCCCGCTCTTCGGCGACGGCGCGGGGGCGGCGGTGCTGGCCGCGGGGGACGGCCCCCTGGCGGTGCGGGCCACGAGCTGGTGGGCGGACGGGCGCCTGGCCGATGCGCTGCTGCGCCCGGCCGGGGGCTCGCGCCGGCCCTTCGACTCGCGGGTGCTGGAGGAGCGCGCCCACCTGCTGCGGATGGAGGGGACCCGCCTCTTCAAGGCGGCGGTGCGGACCATGGCGTCGCAGGCCGCGGCGGCGCTGGAGCGGGCGGGGGCCGCGCCGGACGAGGTGGGGCTGGTCGTCCCGCACCAGGCCAACCTGCGCATCATCGAGGGGCTGCAGAAGGAGATGCAGCTCGCCCCGGAGCGTGTCTTCGTAAACATCGACCGCTACGGCAACACCGGCGC
The window above is part of the Longimicrobiaceae bacterium genome. Proteins encoded here:
- a CDS encoding ketoacyl-ACP synthase III, with the protein product MAGTGRYLPARVLGNEEIAGLAGVTEEWILRRTGIRERRVADGEGTAAMSARAARAALEAAGIGAEALGVVVVATSTPDHLTPPTACELQAKIGAWGAACFDVEAGFAGWIYALVVADALLRAGAGRYGLVVGVEKLSTVTDRADPATGPLFGDGAGAAVLAAGDGPLAVRATSWWADGRLADALLRPAGGSRRPFDSRVLEERAHLLRMEGTRLFKAAVRTMASQAAAALERAGAAPDEVGLVVPHQANLRIIEGLQKEMQLAPERVFVNIDRYGNTGAATIPIALDEAVRGGRVPADRPTLLVSFGAGATAGAAVLGNGGEGGR